A section of the Pochonia chlamydosporia 170 chromosome 2, whole genome shotgun sequence genome encodes:
- a CDS encoding 60S acidic ribosomal protein P0 (similar to Metarhizium acridum CQMa 102 XP_007807377.1) — protein sequence MGGKTGNKAGYFDKLKGLLEEYRSVFVVAIDNVSSQQMHEVRHSLRKDAVVLMGKNTMVRRALKTFINDTPEYERLLPFVRGNVGFVFTNGDLKDIRDKLLANRVAAPARAGAVAPVDVYIPAGNTGMEPGKTSFFQALGVPTKIARGTIEITTDLKLIESGNKVGPSEATLLNMMNISPFTYGLGIEQVYDQGQAFPPEILDIGEEQLLGTLSKAITTIATISLAVNFPTMPSVMHSVVNSYKNVLAVAVETDFSWPEIEELKDRIANPDAYAAAAPAAAAASGGAAAAPAEEEKKDESEEEDEEGFGGLFD from the exons ATGGGGGGCAAGACTGGAAACAAGGCTGGCTActtcgacaagctcaagggcTTGCTCGAAGAGTACAGGTCCGTattcgtcgtcgccatcgaCAATGTCTCTTCTCAGCAGATGCACGAGGTCCGACACTCTCTCCGCAAGGATGCTGTCGTCTTGATGGGCAAGAACACCATG GTTCGCCGTGCCCTCAAGACcttcatcaacgacaccCCCGAGTATGAGCGTCTCCTGCCCTTCGTCCGCGGAAACgtcggcttcgtcttcacCAACGGTGACCTCAAGGACATCCGTGACAAGCTCCTGGCCAACCGAGTCGCCGCTCCCGCTCGTGCTGGTGCCGTCGCCCCCGTCGATGTGTACATCCCCGCCGGAAACACTGGCATGGAACCCGGCAAGacctccttcttccaggCCCTCGGTGTCCCTACCAAGATTGCCCGTGGTACCATTGAAATCACCACGGACCTCAAGCTCATCGAGTCCGGCAACAAGGTCGGTCCCTCCGAGGCCACCCTGCTCAACATGATGAACATCTCTCCCTTCACCTACGGTCTGGGAATCGAGCAGGTCTACGATCAGGGCCAGGCCTTCCCCCCCGAGATTCTCGACATTGGCGAGGAGCAGCTCCTCGGCACCCTGTCCAaggccatcaccaccattgccaccatCTCCCTGGCCGTCAACTTCCCCACCATGCCCTCGGTCATGCACTCCGTCGTCAACTCCTACAAGAACGTCCTTGCTGTTGCCGTCGAGACCGACTTCAGCTGGCCTGAGATTGAGGAGCTCAAGGACCGCATCGCCAACCCTGATGCCtacgctgctgctgcccctgccgctgccgctgcttctggtggtgctgccgctgctcctgctgaggaggagaagaaggatgagtctgaggaggaggacgaggagggcTTCGGCGGTCTCTT CGACTAA
- a CDS encoding tRNA methyltransferase (similar to Metarhizium acridum CQMa 102 XP_007807378.1) produces MSLTAIPYNRAQTTGNILFATRGGKIHSFNLSDHQHISTWQHPDVEKYKSNSDSNQEPQNEIPQTTEPENISATEESEPPAKRQKTAEGDLNEEAAVAEPAGQGNAQNKGKGGKGKTKVKNDNHGDRSRMGRVVDRPLITLMTCTDDGNHLIAVSGHDKTVWVFEHDGEGQLTQLSQRAMPKRPSDITTGPGSQIIIADKFGDVYSIPLLMTPLSPSALALRTSTPKQSTTEPAANTFTVHSKRNLAALEHQRKQLEQEKSKGGKSKSEEPSFESNLLLGHVSMLTSLLVTETQGRKYILTADRDEHIRVSRYIPQAHIIEGFCLGHTEFISDMTIPLGTEDILVSGGGDEELFVWNWKEGRILSKTNLLSLVQEIAPQAGKVAVSALTSLVYPEDEGLTYVLAICEDVKAIFTWQLTTENELKNPGIIQLPCNPLHITIASSTSESIPKLIVAMDPGQNANVKSLHAYTLARTENRLSSDVEIPIHGQSSDGPEMQVSESEIRNMFYSVENLRKQGGGGEEGGADSVAEGTGEVDASPAPEAQ; encoded by the exons ATGAGTCTCACAGCCATCCCGTATAACCGGGCGCAAACCACCGGCAACATCCTCTTCGCCACTCGCGGCGGCAAGATTCACTCATTCAACCTCTCAGACCACCAACACATATCAACATGGCAACACCCCGATGTAGAAAAGTACAAAAGCAACAGCGATTCAAATCAAGAGCCGCAAAATGAGATTCCTCAAACAACGGAACCGGAAAATATCTCTGCCACGGAAGAAAGTGAGCCACCGGCCAAGAGACAAAAGACCGCGGAAGGCGATTTAAACGAAGAGGCAGCAGTTGCGGAACCCGCAGGGCAAGGGAATGCCCAAAATAAAGGTAAAGGTGGAAAGGGAAAGACAAAGGTCAAGAATGACAACCACGGCGATAGATCACGAATGGGGAGAGTGGTAGACCGCCCGCTCATCACACTCATGACTTGCACCGATGATGGGAATCACTTGATTGCAGTATCGGGACATGACAAGACTGTCTGGGTATTTGAACACGATGGCGAAGGCCAACTTACTCAACTCAGCCAAAG AGCCATGCCCAAGCGACCCAGCGACATCACCACCGGTCCAGGCTCGCAAATCATCATTGCCGATAAATTCGGCGACGTCTACTCCATCCCACTCCTCATGACGCCCCTATCACCATCAGCCCTTGCTCTTCGCACCTCAACACCCAAACAGTCAACCACCGAACCAGCCGCCAACACATTCACCGTCCACTCCAAGCGCAATCTAGCAGCCCTAGAGCACCAGCGCAAGCAGCTCGAGCAGGAAAAATCCAAGGGCGGCAAATCGAAATCCGAAGAACCCAGCTTCGAATCAAACCTATTACTTGGTCATGTCTCCATGTTGACGTCTCTTCTAGTCACAGAGACCCAAGGACGCAAGTACATCCTCACAGCCGACAGGGACGAGCACATCCGCGTATCACGCTATATCCCACAAGCCCACATCATCGAGGGCTTCTGTCTCGGCCACACAGAATTCATAAGTGACATGACTATCCCGCTGGGCACAGAGGATATTCTCGTTTCTGGAGGCGGAGACGAAGAGCTATTCGTCTGGAATTGGAAGGAGGGGAGAATCCTCTCCAAGACAAATCTCTTGTCTTTGGTACAGGAGATTGCACCACAGGCAGGCAAGGTTGCTGTATCGGCGTTGACATCGCTGGTGTATCCTGAGGATGAAGGGCTGACATATGTTCTTGCAATTTGTGAAGA CGTAAAAGCCATCTTCACCTGGCAACTCACAACAGAAAATGAGCTCAAAAATCCAGGCATCATCCAACTTCCTTGCAATCCACtccacatcaccatcgcctccagcaccagcgaGTCGATTCCCAAGCTCATCGTGGCCATGGACCCGGGCCAGAATGCAAACGTCAAGAGTTTGCACGCATATACACTTGCACGCACTGAAAACCGATTGTCCTCTGATGTAGAAATCCCTATCCATGGACAGAGCAGTGACGGCCCAGAGATGCAAGTTTCTGAAAGCGAAATTCGCAACATGTTTTATTCGGTTGAAAACTTGCGCAAGCagggaggcggaggcgagGAAGGGGGAGCAGACTCTGTTGCAGAAGGCACAGGAGAGGTAGACGCTAGTCCTGCGCCAGAGGCACAATGA
- a CDS encoding chaperone DnaJ (similar to Coccidioides immitis RS XP_001245446.1): MSSEDYYVILGIERTASDAEIKKAYRKTALQNHPDKNPGNAEAEARFKAATEAYEILSDSQKRSIYDQYGKEGLNGAGGGSGMPAEDLFAQFFGGGGFGGMGGMFGGGGASRGPPKARTIHHTHKVSLEDIYRGKVSKLALQRSIICPKCDGLGGKKGAVNKCNGCDGHGMKTMMRQMGPMIQRFQTVCPDCNGEGEIIKEKDRCKQCNGKKTIVDRKVLHVHVDRGVRSGTKVEFRGEGDQAPGVQAGDVVFEIEQKPHARFTRKEDDLLYKCDIELVTALAGGTIYVEHLDDRWLAIDILPGEAIAPDSVKMVRGQGMPSHRLHDMGNLYIHFNVKFPEKNWTEDEAAFAQLQRILPQPSVQNVPPSEAMTEPADLEEIDSHSQSRVFSSPGMEDDDEDGHPGAERVQCASQ, from the exons atgtccagCGAAGACTACTACGTGATCCTCGGG ATCGAGCGCACTGCATCAGATGCCGAGATTAAGAAAGCCTACCGAAAGACCGCTTTGCAAAATCATCCCG ACAAGAACCCAGGCAACGCCGAAGCAGAAGCCAGATTTAAGGCTGCCACTGAGGCCTACGAAATTCTGAGCGACTCCCAGAAACGATCAATTTACGACCAGTATGGTAAGGAGGGTCTCAATGgtgccggcggcggcagcggcatGCCCGCCGAGGATCTCTTCGCCCAGTTCTTCGGAGGCGGTGGTTTCGGTGGCATGGGAGGCAtgtttggcggcggcggtgccAGCCGTGGCCCTCCCAAGGCGCGCACCATTCATCACACTCACAAGGTTTCGCTCGAGGACATTTACCGAGGAAAGGTCTCCAAGCTTGCTTTGCAAAGATCCATCATCTGCCCCAAGTGCGATGGCCTTGGCGGCAAGAAAGGTGCTGTGAACAAGTGTAATGGCTGTGATGGCCACGGTATGAAGACCATGATGCGCCAGATGGGTCCCATGATCCAGCGCTTCCAGACCGTCTGCCCAGACTGTAACGGTGAAGGTGAAatcatcaaggagaaggatcGTTGCAAGCAGTGCAATGGTAAGAAGACCATTGTCGACAGAAAGGTCCTGCACGTTCACGTTGATCGCGGTGTGCGAAGCGGCACCAAGGTCGAATTCCGAGGCGAGGGTGACCAGGCTCCTGGAGTTCAGGCCGGCGATGTTGTTTTCGAAATCGAACAGAAGCCTCATGCGCGATTCACGCGCAAGGAAGATGACCTGCTCTACAAATGCGATATTGAGTTGGTAACtgccttggctggtggtACCATCTACGTCGAGCATCTCGACGATCGCTGGCTGGCGATTGATATCTTACCTGGCGAAGCTATCGCTCCTG ATTCCGTCAAGATGGTCCGTGGTCAAGGTATGCCCTCGCACCGTCTCCACGACATGGGTAACCTGTACATCCACTTCAACGTCAAGTTCCCCGAAAAGAACTGGACTGAAGATGAGGCTGCTTTCGCCCAGCTTCAAAGAATCCTACCTCAACCTTCTGTCCAGAACGTGCCTCCCAGCGAGGCTATGACCGAGCCCGCCGATCTGGAAGAAATTGATAGCCACTCACAAAGCCGAGTCTTTAGCAGCCCTGGcatggaagatgatgatgaggacggACATCCTGGTGCTGAGCGCGTCCAGTGTGCATCACAGTAA
- a CDS encoding CAP-Gly domain-containing protein translates to MASTTTTTTTSARTLRSRPSLPRLRGPSSYASTPNLNAVFAAQSKLLPLGLSRKTSLAALTPSSLASIPDVSESYALDTVLSDTSPTMVPATPGRQSAEELLVGDDVDVPGGMSGTVRFVGTVQGKKGSFAGIELHHDFAARGKNNGDVDGVSYFTTSTPGAGIFVPVTKASRRGSPTSSFPMTPTASVNGGLNGTNYTPPGLPKFSASIGPGVRASSPQSKRPPRTSLPRPDSPVRRTQMTPGPRPPIGTPAPRPPARYGSPTNNNRFTQSVRGTAGDPNKKPSRLDRKPSIGPRSASALGSASGFDEESTPSLPGSPQRVRPTGLSGSVSVMNLRRPASRANAANEEELERLRSQLEDRDRQLKDQATALAEMESSLVELQGLIENTDGLKARRNSIDDKDSAQLRAMLREKNDKIAMLTSEFDAHRADFRSTIDTLEMASTETERVYEKRIEELMGEVRELEARNVDVDSVASQLRQLEELVQELEEGLEDARRGEAEARGEAEFLRGEVERTKTELRREREKPGSGSGSHTDNSALSKELEQKEDEIRGLKAIIHSLSRDSIGDGEERTPTQRSGPFMMGGDDGKIARENLERQVTELQSLLDKKSMREEELEQELEGLRGGSLAAQKAPGHRSSLRDSRDTVIPVRTHEPRSPESNHKREAIHKRGNTLDTMHESDAYSTATENSTLWCEICETSGHDILTCTNMFGPEGAKTNSDMKTGKDVVREGLKPHSSLGVEDAHPAPLSPVKPRAAVPATPTIKILPNPMESGPVAGKDSGVVDPEKWCAVCERDGHDSVDCPFEDAF, encoded by the exons ATGGCttccaccacaaccacaacaaccacGTCGGCCAGAACTTTGCGCTCCCGACCGTCATTACCCCGACTGCGTGGGCCTTCGTCGTATGCTTCAACTCCCAACTTGAATGCCGTCTTCGCTGCGCAGTCTAAGCTGCTACCCCTGGGCCTATCGCGAAAGACTTCGCTTGCAGCCCTTACCCCTAGTTCGCTGGCAAGTATCCCTGATGTCAGTGAGAGTTACGCCCTCGACACTGTATTGAGCGACACCTCGCCAACCATGGTTCCCGCGACGCCTGGCCGGCAGTCGGCCGAGGAACTCCTTGTCGGGGACGATGTTGATGTTCCTGGTGGAATGTCCGGCACAGTTCGTTTTGTCGGCACTGTTCAGGGGAAGAAAGGGTCTTTCGCGGGTATTGAGCTTCACCATGACTTTGCTGCAAGAGGCAAGAACAATGGCGATGTGGATGG TGTATCCTACTTCACcacctcaacaccaggcGCGGGCATATTTGTCCCAGTGACAAAGGCGTCCCGGCGGGGATCTCCTACCAGCTCATTCCCAATGACTCCGACTGCGAGTGTTAATGGCGGATTGAACGGAACAAACTACACACCCCCTGGCTTGCCCAAGTTCAGTGCTTCTATCGGACCAGGTGTTAGAGCATCAAGTCCACAAAGCAAACGACCACCGAGAACATCGCTTCCAAGACCGGATTCTCCCGTACGCCGGACTCAAATGACTCCTGGACCTCGTCCTCCCATCGGCACGCCAGCTCCCCGGCCCCCAGCAAGATACGGCAGCCCTACGAATAACAATCGATTTACGCAGAGTGTGCGTGGCACAGCTGGTGATCCGAACAAAAAGCCATCCCGTCTCGACCGAAAGCCAAGTATTGGGCCTCGCAGTGCTTCTGCCCTGGGCTCTGCTTCGGGGTTCGATGAGGAGTCGACGCCGTCGCTGCCTGGGAGCCCGCAGCGTGTTAGGCCAACCGGGCTTAGTGGTTCTGTGTCGGTTATGAACTTGAGGCGTCCAGCATCCCGAGCGAATGCAGCAAACGAGGAGGAATTGGAACGTCTTCGATCTCAGCTTGAGGACCGGGACAGACAATTGAAGGACCAAGCCACGGCCTTGGCCGAGATGGAGAGCAGTCTCGTTGAACTCCAAGGCCTCATTGAAAACACTGATGGCTTGAAGGCGAGAAGAAATAGCATTGACGACAAGGACTCTGCCCAACTGCGAGCTATGTTGCGGGAGAAGAATGACAAGATCGCCATGCTCACTTCGGAGTTTGATGCTCACCGAGCTGATTTTCGGAGCACTATCGATACATTAGAGATGGCCAGCACTGAAACCGAACGGGTGTATGAGAAGCGCATCGAAGAGCTCATGGGCGAGGTCCGCGAGCTGGAGGCTAGGAATGTCGATGTCGACTCAGTCGCCAGCCAGCTGAGGCAGCTCGAAGAACTTGTccaagagcttgaagaaggCTTAGAGGACGCTCGCCGTGGTGAAGCTGAAGCACGTGGGGAGGCCGAATTCCTGAGAGGCGAAGTAGAGAGGACCAAGACGGAATTGCGTCGAGAGCGGGAAAAACCTGGATCCGGCAGCGGGTCTCATACAGACAACAGCGCTCTGTCAAAGGAACTGGAACagaaagaagatgagatCAGAGGACTAAAGGCCATTATTCACTCTCTTAGCCGAGACTCTATcggtgatggagaagaacGAACACCTACCCAGCGGTCTGGGCCTTTCATGATGGGAGGCGACGACGGCAAGATTGCTCGTGAAAACCTAGAGAGGCAGGTCACTGAGCTACAGTCGCTACttgacaagaagagcatgaGGGAAGAGGAGCTTgaacaagaacttgaagGTCTTCGGGGAGGCAGTCTCGCAGCCCAGAAAGCCCCGGGCCATCGCTCGTCTCTCAGAGACTCTCGAGACACAGTCATTCCTGTGCGAACTCACGAACCTCGGTCTCCCGAATCAAACCATAAGAGAGAAGCCATCCATAAGCGAGGTAACACACTGGATACGATGCATGAGAGTGATGCCTATTCAACAGCCACAGAGAATAGCACTCTCTGGTGCGAGATTTGCGAGACCAGTGGACACGATATTCTGACCTGCACGAACATGTTTGGTCCAGAAGGCGCTAAGACCAACAGTGATATGAAGACTGGCAAGGATGTGGTCCGCGAGGGCCTGAAACCACATAGCTCCCTTGGTGTGGAAGACGCCCATCCGGCACCTCTTTCGCCTGTAAAACCCAGAGCAGCTGTTCCCGCTACGCCTACAATCAAGATTCTCCCGAACCCAATGGAATCTGGGCCCGTGGCGGGCAAGGATAGTGGTGTTGTTGATCCCGAGAAGTGGTGCGCAGTATGCGAGCGAGATGGTCATGACAGCGTTGATTGTCCATTTGAGGATGCCTTTTAG
- a CDS encoding cytoskeleton-associated protein (similar to Metarhizium robertsii ARSEF 23 XP_007821881.1), producing MGWKEALWSFSRDERVLLVSIGLAAFGVVSTITTVLTIIRDDNEIPPKEPKTQYITQETEDSLQLDTLEKLLTHPNYSIREVATKILCDRAINDPDTLTSLLYGITRPAYEERMRCLRALALLTGQTMGLDGLAQLNNDKAYSALVRSLELSLGDTELPDLTNNHWDEYYLRDMAERFCLMFIHELLTKYGTNALIKAKFVEKWLAKQKWGADPDARRRNFKAYVDLKDNRLVEIIDRIKHSKRGLKALERAGLIDKDNSRRRIRELPDIIMEIEEEVVRESSPGNRVRRPMRETSIEEQRLRRQHREAMVLNDGTRPLGREDIIERDHESPT from the exons ATGGGCTGGAAAGAAGCTCTCTGGTCGTTTTCTCGCGATGAGAGGGTGCTTCTGGTCAGCATTGGCCTCGCAGCTTTTGGCGTGGTCAGCACCATTACCACGGTTTTGACCATTATCCGCGATGACAACGAGATCCCTCCAAAAGAGCCTAAAACCCAATACATCACTCAGGAGACGGAAGATTCGCTTCAGCTCGATACTCTAGAAAAGCTTTTAACGCATCCGAACTATTCCATCAGGGAGGTTGCCACAAAGATATTATGTGATCGAGCAATCAACGACCCTGACACCTTGACGTCGTTGCTCTATGGCATAACTCGACCAGCATACGAAGAGCGCATGCGATGCCTTCGAGCTCTGGCTTTGCTTACTGGACAGACTATGG GCCTTGATGGCTTAGCTCAACTGAACAACGACAAGGCATACTCTGCATTAGTACGATCGCTGGAACTAAGCCTTGGAGACACCGAACTTCCGGACTTAACTAATAATCACTGGGACGAATATTATCTGCGTGATATGGCGGAAAGATTTTGTCTTATGTTCATTCATGAGCTGCTTACAAAATATGGGACAAATGCACTCATCAAAGCCAAATTCGTGGAAAAGTGGCTAGCAAAACAAAAATGGGGGGCTGATCCGGATGCCCGTCGACGTAACTTCAAGGCATATGTGGACCTCAAGGACAATAGACTTGTGGAAATCATTGACCGCATCAAGCACTCCAAGAGAGGCTTGAAGGCTTTAGAACGGGCAGGTTTAATCGACAAAGACAACTCGAGGCGGCGGATACGAGAGCTTCCAGACATCATAATggagattgaggaggaagttgtaAGAGAGAGTAGTCCCGGGAATCGGGTTCGACGACCAATGCGGGAGACTTCAATAGAGGAGCAACGACTACGACGCCAACACCGCGAAGCAATGGTTCTCAATGATGGCACAAGGCCGCTAGGAAGAGAAGATATCATAGAGAGGGACCATGAATCGCCGACATAA
- a CDS encoding rRNA maturation protein (similar to Coccidioides immitis RS XP_001248475.1) — protein sequence MAGSQLKRLKASLREQGITGPQQSKKQRRKNAEEGKARNDKRLQRGVVLEGIREQFNPFDLKHAARGPKFEVTTNRVATGDAAKGIRGRPGVARAVGEERRRETLLVDMQRRNKVGGILDRRFGENDPTMAPEDKMLERFAREKQRSHKKSSMFDLEDDVPLEGGLTHGGKALEFDDDEPVDDFQEDDLDMDYDSDGSVREAQRLKRLRSMASAENNEDDEEDEPQRKKTKKEVMEELIAKSKMHKYERQAAKEVDDDVRAELDKELQSIQMLLTSTKGSRRENGADTSHISSIAGVDRNAFDRNFDLEVKKLAQDKRAQPTDRTKTEEEKAEAESRRLKELEDKRQRRMRGEDVTDSEAESDADNDKSNGAGEMEVDDEEDDFGLGSGIRTRPTATELGFDDEDDFIIDDDLVASGSDLEPIDSDEESGEDDEDTSQQDEEEDEEDEFTKGLLNEEEARNPIFRVVDSDAKAAVAQKSDDQGLPFTFPCPQSCEEFEAITQSYPRKSLPTIVQRIRALHHPKLDSKNKERLGNFAIALIDFVALPWDETSSPPFSVLESLIRHIHSLSKMFPTEVGRRFRHHISQIGEERPLALQPSDLVVLTAVGTTFPTSDHFHQVVTPAMLTMGRFLGQKVPQKLSDYATGTYLTILSLQYQQLSKRFVPEVANFCLNTLCALSPAGPTKQLGSFPRHEPPAGIRARKLGEAAVRKLTFSDCSAVNHEDGSVKAAILATVLDVLDAAAELWTGKEAFIETFSQVVRVLKHVTSKSCRSQLPSRIIDRAEKLTAKMERMLSLAQISRRPLELHHHRPLAIKTYIPKFEETFDPDKHYDPDRERAELAKLKKEHKKERKGAMRELRKDANFMAREKLRIKKAKDEAYEKKFKRIVSEIQSEEGKEANLYEREKSARKRARNR from the exons ATGGCAGGTTCACAGCTCAAGCGCCTCAAGGCGTCCTTGAGAGAACAAGGCATAACTGGACCTCAGCAGTCAAAAAAACAGCGGCGCAAGAATGCTGAGGAGGGAAAAGCTCGGAACGACAAGAGACTACAGCGTGGCGTGGTTTTGGAAGGCATCCGCGAGCAGTTCAACCCGTTTGATTTGAAACATGCTGCTCGAGGTCCGAAATTCGAGGTGACAACCAACCGAGTCGCTACGGGAGATGCAGCTAAAGGAATTCGAGGACGGCCCGGCGTTGCGAGGGCCGTTGGTGAAGAAAGG AGACGCGAAACCCTCTTGGTTGATATGCAGCGACGAAACAAGGTCGGGGGTATCCTCGACAGACGATTTGGTGAAAACGATCCCACCATGGCGCCAGAAGACAAAATGCTCGAACGGTTCGCCAGAGAAAAGCAACGGAGTCACAAAaagagttcaatgtttgatcTAGAAGATGATGTCCCCCTAGAGGGGGGCCTCACCCACGGAGGAAAGGCTTTGGAATTTGATGACGACGAACCGGTGGACGATTTCCAGGAAGACGATCTTGACATGGACTACGACAGTGATGGGTCCGTGAGAGAGGCACAGAGACTGAAGCGACTTCGGTCCATGGCATCAGCCGAAAATaatgaagacgatgaggaagatgagccGCAAAGAAAAAAGACTAAGAAGGAGGTTATGGAGGAGCTCATCGCAAAATCGAAGATGCACAAGTATGAGCGACAAGCTGCCAAAGAAGTTGACGATGACGTGCGTGCGGAGCTCGACAAAGAACTGCAAAGTATTCAAATGCTGCTCACTTCAACCAAGGGCTCACGGCGTGAGAATGGTGCCGATACTTCACACATTTCTTCAATCGCTGGTGTGGACAGAAATGCCTTCGACAGGAACTTTGATCTTGAagtcaagaagctggccCAAGACAAGCGTGCTCAGCCCACAGACCGCACCAaaactgaagaagaaaaggcgGAAGCAGAGTCCAGGAGATTAAAGGAGCTCGAGGACAAGCGTCAGCGACGAATGAGAGGAGAGGATGTGACAGATAGCGAAGCCGAATCAGACGCCGACAATGACAAGTCCAACGGAGCGGGCGAGATGgaagttgacgatgaagaggatgattTTGGGTTGGGTAGCGGTATCCGCACGCGCCCAACTGCTACAGAGTTGGGctttgatgacgaagatgacttcatcattgacgacgaCCTTGTTGCCAGTGGTTCGGATTTGGAACCTATTGACAGCGACGAGGAGTctggagaagacgatgaggacaCTTCACAGcaggacgaagaggaagacgaggaagacgagttCACCAAGGGCTTGCTgaacgaagaagaagcaagaaatCCCATTTTTCGGGTTGTCGACTCTGATGCAAAAGCGGCTGTCGCCCAAAAGTCTGACGACCAAGGACTGCCGTTCACCTTTCCTTGCCCCCAGTCTTGCGAAGAATTTGAGGCCATTACTCAATCGTATCCTCGCAAATCCTTGCCAACTATCGTTCAACGAATTCGAGCTCTTCATCACCCTAAGCTAGACAGCAAAAACAAGGAGAGGCTCGgcaactttgccattgccctCATCGACTTTGTGGCCCTGCCATGGGATGAAACATCGTCTCCGCCATTCTCGGTATTAGAGAGCCTGATCCGTCATATCCACTCTCTTTCCAAGATGTTCCCGACAGAAGTTGGCAGAAGATTTCGCCATCACATCTCGCAGATTGGTGAAGAACGACCCTTGGCTCTGCAACCATCAGACCTTGTCGTGTTAACCGCTGTGGGCACCACATTTCCCACGTCGGATCATTTCCACCAAGTAGTGacgccagccatgctcaCCATGGGCCGGTTCTTGGGTCAGAAAGTCCCACAAAAGCTATCTGATTATGCAACTGGCACATATCTCACCATTTTGTCTCTGCAATATCAGCAGTTATCTAAGAGATTTGTTCCCGAGGTTGCAAACTTTTGCTTGAACACGCTGTGTGCTCTGTCACCAGCAGGGCCAACAAAGCAGCTTGGGAGCTTCCCTCGGCACGAACCCCCGGCCGGCATAAGAGCTCGTAAATTGGGCGAAGCTGCCGTTAGAAAGTTGACCTTTTCGGATTGCTCTGCTGTCAACCATGAAGATGGTTCTGTGAAGGCCGCAATCTTGGCCACTGTTCTAGATGTCCtagatgctgctgctgagctATGGACTGGCAAGGAAGCGTTCATAGAGACATTCAGCCAAGTGGTCAGGGTACTCAAGCACGTCACTAGCAAATCGTGCCGTTCTCAGCTACCCTCTCGGATCATTGACAGAGCAGAGAAGCTCACAGCTAAAATGGAGCGCATGCTCAGCCTTGCGCAGATATCACGCCGGCCCTTGGAACTGCACCACCATCGGCCGCTGGCAATCAAGACGTACATACCCAAGTTTGAAGAGACGTTCGATCCCGATAAGCACTACGATCCTGACCGTGAGCGGGCTgagttggccaagttgaagaaagagCACAAGAAGGAACGCAAGGGAGCAATGAGGGAGCTGAGGAAGGATGCCAACTTCATGGCCAGAGAGAAGCTCCGAatcaagaaggccaaggacgagGCTTACGAGAAGAAGTTCAAGAGGATCGTATCGGAGATTCAAAGcgaggaaggcaaagaggcCAATTTGTACGAGAGAGAAAAGTCAGCGAGAAAGCGTGCCAGGAACAGGTAG